The Cellulophaga sp. L1A9 genome window below encodes:
- a CDS encoding sulfatase: MKKTIIILFYLLIPIGIHAQTESNKQKPNIIFIFADDWGYGDLSAHGSSWVKTPNIDKMISEGMDFADFTVNSPVCSPSRVAVMTGQFPARQSIHQHFQGWKAHEKRGMPDWMDPNGMSFPKEFQKAGYVTAHFGKWHLGSAPDMPKESAYGYDEYATFNGSKNINIPKAGSVGVDYAEDFIKRNKAKPFLINLWLHEAHTAHYPLLKFMEEFDNLDDKKQVYASIIAEGDEAVGRIMKLLEELDIDENTLVVFSTDNGPEWEGTEEEKQHKEDDEEGLGKYYSVGETGGLKGQKRSLFAGGIRVPFVAKWPSVIPKGIVDKPSSVTAVDLLPTFFEVAGIEMPKEYQPDGESIMSAFKGENFERSKPIFWEWRGGTSKEYTWPSMGVQDHGWKLVVDVEGKKHELYNIKKDWKEEHNLTESNPKKVEELLSLLTDWKKTLPEEPAECCLTAARNKTKTPIKKGKVKKVKD; this comes from the coding sequence ATGAAAAAAACAATAATAATCCTATTTTACCTATTGATTCCTATAGGAATACATGCACAAACGGAATCAAATAAGCAAAAACCTAATATCATTTTCATTTTTGCAGATGACTGGGGTTATGGCGATTTGAGTGCTCATGGCAGTTCTTGGGTAAAAACACCTAACATTGATAAAATGATTAGTGAAGGAATGGACTTTGCTGATTTCACAGTAAATAGTCCTGTTTGTTCACCAAGTAGAGTGGCTGTTATGACCGGCCAATTTCCAGCAAGGCAATCCATTCACCAACATTTTCAAGGATGGAAAGCACATGAAAAAAGAGGTATGCCAGATTGGATGGATCCAAATGGAATGTCATTTCCGAAAGAATTTCAAAAAGCGGGATATGTTACAGCTCATTTCGGAAAATGGCATTTAGGTTCCGCACCAGATATGCCAAAAGAAAGTGCTTATGGATATGATGAGTATGCCACTTTTAACGGCTCTAAAAACATTAATATTCCTAAAGCAGGATCTGTAGGTGTAGATTATGCGGAAGATTTTATCAAAAGAAATAAAGCAAAGCCTTTCTTAATCAATTTATGGTTGCATGAGGCACATACAGCACACTATCCGTTGCTAAAATTCATGGAAGAGTTTGATAATTTGGACGATAAAAAACAAGTATATGCTTCTATAATTGCAGAAGGCGATGAAGCCGTTGGAAGGATCATGAAGCTGCTGGAGGAATTAGATATTGATGAAAATACTCTAGTTGTTTTTTCTACAGACAATGGTCCAGAATGGGAAGGTACAGAGGAAGAGAAACAACATAAAGAAGACGATGAAGAGGGACTTGGAAAATACTATTCGGTAGGAGAAACAGGAGGTTTAAAAGGTCAAAAAAGATCTTTGTTTGCAGGAGGTATTCGTGTTCCTTTTGTTGCCAAGTGGCCAAGTGTAATTCCAAAAGGTATTGTGGATAAACCTTCGTCAGTAACTGCAGTAGATTTGTTGCCTACTTTTTTTGAAGTTGCAGGAATTGAAATGCCAAAAGAGTATCAACCAGATGGCGAGAGTATTATGTCAGCTTTTAAAGGAGAAAATTTTGAAAGAAGCAAACCTATTTTCTGGGAATGGCGAGGTGGTACTAGTAAAGAATATACTTGGCCATCTATGGGTGTTCAAGATCATGGTTGGAAATTAGTTGTAGATGTTGAAGGTAAGAAACATGAGTTGTACAATATTAAAAAGGATTGGAAGGAAGAACATAATCTTACGGAAAGCAATCCTAAAAAAGTAGAAGAACTTTTGAGCCTATTGACTGATTGGAAAAAAACGCTTCCTGAAGAACCGGCGGAATGCTGTTTGACTGCGGCAAGAAATAAGACAAAAACACCTATTAAAAAGGGAAAAGTAAAGAAGGTAAAGGATTAA
- a CDS encoding T9SS type A sorting domain-containing protein, with protein MKTSYSFKTIRKDYNIDFTMDVFRKKSLQIKMNLLFLGVCLFSAMSTYAQVPDPNLGTRVDWMRGSLGLLWLPENNYNGNIEGVSIDGFLNQIQHLKTVDFVQVGLASPYIYSPVHTAPHTILESLWQGDLGPDGQPINLVVPRASVPDPFLSWLKAIKAAGLKTEVYVNSANLLQWEAFGSAPEAFPDFSDRWKEYCDTNPTVQAFINSKSYHIDGVNDDRRPYMFSYAEFILKDYAMRYGDLIDAWCFDAAHVNIGGGAGDDYSTGNIDDQRVFQAFADAVHAGNPQAGVTFNNGIGDRDSDPFIPYVKPSLFEDYKFGHPFGGAGNMVEPRDPLYRVNFGICEYMRDTNGFPYTNDDISWNDNVVAHFFPKQSTSSWNDGGVPCLTDEEFVEWNNVGLINGGGITWGTPLMRTNLNNNPELTLQPYALRQLELVDANLSEFQFPGAPNWARQYTILSDIIPGQNYEHILVEGEDFWDPENVGVTNLSIIGDEAPAWLTITETEDGVWTLKGTPTETENTAYTFELKAEDIDGGRNREVTLKVKSNPDGFTNPGDGSPVWKVSSIVLENTSVQELFEYYLEEGVDFYDFEDDDLNITVGAGEDWLTVEKLSEGIWYLSGTPEIDHVGDNIITLNLSDGSHSTDVQLQVIVDPLDTSDGVPVEIKATPTTNYGIGEVATMISETQIATDGLATYKIAIDVTPPSEAAVISGLSGGVSTEYAWGLGDGTNANSDDIFTGSDNDWVKSINNIQIIDFSANGSLLSVEDITAVFKSVIVVNAQSANDRVSLKVDEVITNLSRLSSTPEEIFLDASTGIENITDFAIGVGNASATNKWSVEGINVLVKFDFPTPDLELVSLITTPLLCADEETATATVKGIGGQPPYSYLWSDGQENQIAEDLAAGDYFVEIKDQLGNTLTQEFTINAIEPIVITMIEDQDINVGYLTEMATLEPESIIGGTGDYTYVWSTGETTSTISVSPEETTTYTLTVTDENGCSTSGTIIVNVTDVSCGYKGYMVQVCYKGKSLCLPPFAVNTFLRIGATLGGCGGGTAASLEVISVFPNPMDSETTIKISSSTSGNGQLQVVDILGRVRLSNEILLQQGTSNYALSLSGFRRGIYFVIITANGQKSKPFRIIKK; from the coding sequence ATGAAAACAAGCTACTCTTTTAAAACAATTCGAAAGGATTACAACATAGATTTTACTATGGATGTCTTTAGAAAAAAATCGCTTCAGATTAAAATGAACCTGTTGTTTTTAGGCGTCTGCTTGTTTTCAGCAATGTCAACTTATGCTCAAGTGCCAGACCCAAATCTGGGAACACGCGTGGATTGGATGCGAGGATCATTAGGTTTATTATGGTTACCTGAAAACAATTATAATGGAAATATAGAAGGCGTTTCAATAGATGGTTTCTTAAATCAAATACAACACCTTAAAACTGTAGATTTCGTGCAGGTAGGTTTAGCAAGTCCATACATCTATTCCCCAGTGCATACAGCACCACACACTATTTTAGAAAGTTTGTGGCAAGGTGATCTTGGTCCAGATGGGCAGCCAATAAATTTGGTTGTACCGCGAGCTTCAGTACCAGATCCGTTTTTAAGTTGGCTTAAGGCTATAAAAGCAGCAGGACTGAAAACGGAGGTATATGTAAATTCTGCTAATTTGTTACAATGGGAAGCTTTTGGTAGTGCACCAGAAGCATTCCCTGACTTTTCAGATCGCTGGAAGGAATATTGCGATACCAATCCTACAGTTCAAGCATTTATTAATAGTAAATCATATCACATAGATGGTGTTAATGACGATAGACGACCATATATGTTCAGTTATGCAGAATTTATTCTAAAAGATTATGCTATGCGTTATGGTGATTTGATTGATGCTTGGTGTTTTGATGCTGCACATGTGAATATTGGTGGAGGAGCTGGAGACGATTATAGTACTGGTAATATAGATGACCAAAGAGTATTTCAAGCTTTTGCGGATGCTGTTCACGCAGGAAATCCACAAGCAGGTGTAACATTTAATAATGGTATTGGAGATCGCGATAGTGACCCGTTTATTCCATATGTAAAACCTTCACTTTTTGAGGATTATAAATTTGGACATCCTTTTGGAGGTGCTGGAAATATGGTTGAACCAAGAGATCCATTATATAGGGTTAATTTTGGTATTTGTGAATATATGAGAGATACAAATGGTTTCCCATATACCAATGATGATATTAGTTGGAATGATAATGTTGTAGCACATTTCTTTCCAAAGCAGAGTACTTCATCTTGGAATGACGGCGGCGTACCTTGTTTAACCGATGAGGAATTTGTAGAATGGAATAATGTAGGATTGATTAATGGAGGCGGTATCACTTGGGGAACACCATTGATGAGAACTAATCTTAATAATAATCCAGAACTTACGCTTCAACCCTATGCGCTGAGGCAATTAGAATTGGTAGATGCTAACCTTAGCGAATTTCAATTTCCGGGCGCGCCAAATTGGGCGAGACAATATACCATTTTGTCCGATATAATTCCAGGTCAAAACTATGAGCATATATTAGTGGAAGGTGAAGATTTTTGGGATCCAGAAAACGTTGGAGTTACTAATCTTTCTATAATTGGTGACGAAGCTCCAGCATGGTTAACAATAACTGAAACTGAAGATGGAGTTTGGACTTTAAAAGGAACACCTACGGAAACCGAAAATACAGCGTATACTTTCGAATTAAAAGCCGAAGATATAGATGGAGGTAGAAATAGAGAAGTGACCTTGAAGGTGAAATCTAATCCTGATGGATTTACCAATCCTGGTGATGGTTCTCCTGTTTGGAAAGTAAGTTCTATCGTTTTAGAAAATACATCAGTTCAAGAGTTGTTTGAATATTATTTGGAAGAAGGTGTAGATTTTTATGATTTTGAAGATGATGATCTTAATATAACTGTTGGTGCTGGTGAAGATTGGCTTACTGTAGAAAAATTATCTGAAGGTATTTGGTATTTAAGTGGAACACCAGAGATAGATCATGTTGGCGATAACATCATTACTCTTAATCTTAGTGATGGTTCACATTCAACTGACGTACAATTACAAGTAATAGTAGATCCTTTGGATACTTCTGATGGTGTACCAGTAGAAATTAAGGCAACTCCAACAACTAATTATGGAATTGGTGAGGTAGCTACAATGATTTCAGAAACTCAAATAGCAACAGATGGTTTAGCTACCTATAAAATCGCTATCGATGTAACACCTCCTAGTGAGGCAGCGGTAATTTCAGGTCTTTCGGGAGGCGTGTCTACAGAATATGCTTGGGGTTTAGGTGATGGAACAAATGCAAATAGTGATGACATTTTTACCGGAAGTGATAACGATTGGGTAAAAAGCATAAATAATATCCAAATTATAGATTTCTCAGCCAATGGAAGTCTATTAAGCGTAGAAGACATAACGGCAGTATTTAAATCTGTAATTGTTGTCAATGCACAATCTGCAAATGATCGTGTTTCACTAAAAGTAGATGAAGTCATTACTAATTTAAGTAGATTATCTTCAACACCAGAGGAAATATTTTTGGATGCCTCCACCGGAATTGAAAACATCACCGATTTTGCGATTGGAGTTGGTAATGCATCAGCAACCAATAAATGGTCGGTTGAGGGGATAAATGTGCTAGTTAAGTTCGATTTTCCAACCCCAGACTTAGAGTTGGTATCACTTATTACTACGCCACTACTATGTGCAGATGAAGAGACTGCAACTGCAACTGTAAAGGGTATAGGAGGCCAACCACCTTACAGCTATTTATGGAGTGATGGACAAGAAAACCAAATTGCTGAAGATTTGGCAGCTGGCGACTATTTTGTTGAAATTAAGGATCAGCTTGGAAACACATTAACTCAAGAATTCACCATTAATGCAATAGAACCTATTGTAATTACCATGATCGAAGATCAAGATATTAATGTTGGATATTTGACTGAAATGGCTACTTTGGAACCAGAATCAATTATTGGTGGTACCGGTGATTACACCTATGTATGGAGTACAGGAGAGACCACAAGTACAATTTCGGTTTCTCCGGAGGAGACAACTACGTATACTTTAACAGTTACAGATGAAAACGGTTGCTCTACCTCGGGTACGATAATTGTAAATGTAACTGATGTAAGCTGTGGATATAAAGGATATATGGTACAGGTTTGCTATAAAGGAAAATCTTTATGTTTACCACCCTTTGCTGTAAATACTTTCTTAAGAATAGGCGCAACCCTAGGTGGTTGTGGCGGTGGGACTGCAGCGTCACTTGAAGTGATTTCTGTATTTCCAAATCCTATGGATTCAGAAACTACAATTAAAATTAGCAGTAGTACTAGTGGGAATGGACAATTACAAGTAGTTGATATTCTTGGAAGAGTTCGATTAAGTAATGAAATTTTATTACAACAAGGCACTTCAAATTACGCACTTAGTTTATCCGGTTTCAGACGTGGAATTTATTTTGTAATTATCACAGCGAACGGACAAAAAAGTAAGCCGTTCCGAATTATAAAAAAATAA
- a CDS encoding alpha/beta hydrolase fold domain-containing protein encodes MRILFSHKIHRVSVILVICFLCFGTLDLHSQLEASKVDSKSEFQKLDSDKTDFLERTELFQIWNQINKYDTDNDGKLSFEEFSKFEIPYLKTKGDINLNVKYKSTKEEDLYLDIYYPSKKAEANKYPIIIYTHGGGWFNGSKENIVKAPMEAPMAELVEQGFAVVSVNYSLTKQKSVLMRDCVIDAMDALRYLSKHSDSLNLDTDKVYVFGDSAGGHIAQMLALADPDAFKGDENLYGNSYKVIAGVSWYGPSDFTIKKLFETDDPTKEADRFGSRITKEESNPEKIEAMYKEMSPIFYLTENSPPLFMMAADNDTTIPVGHAYHMKEKADSIQANVDMFIVKNAGHNWRKAGGEIDPTLEEITEKTVDFFMKYK; translated from the coding sequence ATGAGGATATTATTTTCACATAAAATACATCGAGTATCTGTAATACTTGTAATATGCTTTCTATGTTTTGGAACATTAGACTTGCATTCACAACTGGAAGCTTCTAAAGTTGATTCAAAAAGTGAATTTCAAAAATTAGATAGTGATAAAACTGATTTCTTAGAAAGAACTGAATTGTTTCAGATATGGAATCAAATAAACAAATACGATACTGATAATGACGGAAAACTTTCTTTTGAAGAATTTTCAAAATTTGAAATACCTTATTTAAAAACTAAAGGGGATATTAATTTAAATGTAAAGTACAAATCAACAAAAGAAGAAGATTTGTATTTAGATATTTATTATCCATCAAAAAAAGCAGAAGCTAACAAATACCCAATAATAATATACACTCATGGCGGTGGTTGGTTTAACGGAAGTAAAGAAAACATTGTTAAAGCGCCTATGGAAGCCCCAATGGCTGAACTTGTGGAACAAGGTTTTGCAGTAGTTTCGGTTAACTACAGCCTTACAAAACAAAAATCTGTTCTAATGCGTGATTGCGTAATTGATGCTATGGATGCACTACGATATCTTTCAAAACATAGTGATTCTTTAAACCTTGATACTGATAAAGTTTATGTTTTTGGAGATTCGGCTGGAGGTCATATTGCTCAAATGTTAGCACTTGCTGACCCAGACGCATTTAAAGGAGATGAAAACCTTTACGGAAATTCTTATAAAGTAATTGCCGGTGTTTCATGGTATGGTCCTTCTGATTTCACAATTAAAAAATTATTTGAAACTGATGATCCTACAAAAGAAGCTGATCGGTTTGGTTCTAGAATTACAAAAGAAGAGTCAAATCCTGAAAAAATAGAGGCAATGTATAAAGAGATGAGTCCAATATTTTATTTAACAGAAAACAGTCCGCCATTATTTATGATGGCAGCGGATAATGATACGACTATACCTGTTGGACATGCATATCATATGAAAGAAAAAGCAGATAGTATCCAAGCGAATGTAGATATGTTTATCGTAAAAAATGCAGGCCATAATTGGAGAAAAGCAGGAGGAGAAATAGACCCAACATTAGAAGAAATCACAGAAAAAACAGTGGACTTTTTTATGAAATATAAATAA
- a CDS encoding arylsulfatase — translation MTNFSKFLVLLALITITISCKSKKEEAEVTATKPNIIIVITDDQGYGDLGHNGNTIIKTPTIDKFATQGVSLTNYHVGTTCAPTRAGLLTGRNCNRNGVWHTIMGASILNREEVTMANVFKENGYKTGMFGKWHLGDNHPFAPYERGFEETFYHGGGGVGQTPDYWNNDYFDDTYFRNDKPEKVEGYCTDIWFDEAIKFIETKKENPFLCYLSLNAPHSPYNVPQEYYDMYKNEESLIETQKRFYGMITNIDDNFSRLLKKLDELKIADNTIVVFTTDNGTSNGYKVDDKTGEVHGYNAGMRGTKASEYDGGHRVPFIIRWPNGKLEAGKSLSDLTAHVDILPTLTSLAGIEYKSEKVIDGTDISTYILGTSKIKDRYLVTDTQRISWPVKGKNSSVMNGDWRLVNGTELYNTATDPGQITNIADQHPDKVDNMNAFYNTWWESVIKETKYSTIDLGVDEDEVITCHDARTIDYFPPWNQTLIREGVPMKPAPFFVNFINEGTYKFKLRRWPAESKVSLGAEIPDEIPATETTDARIRGKAMKFKKAFLKIGDQEVSVDANNAAQSADLELEVGKGKTELLAWFELENGELTNAFYVNVEKQTN, via the coding sequence ATGACAAATTTTAGCAAATTCTTAGTCTTATTAGCCTTAATTACTATAACGATTTCGTGCAAATCTAAAAAAGAAGAAGCAGAGGTTACAGCTACTAAACCCAACATAATTATAGTAATAACGGATGATCAAGGGTATGGAGATTTAGGTCATAACGGAAATACAATTATCAAAACGCCTACCATTGATAAGTTTGCTACACAAGGGGTGAGTTTAACAAATTACCACGTAGGTACAACGTGTGCTCCTACAAGAGCAGGATTGCTAACGGGAAGAAATTGCAATAGAAATGGCGTGTGGCATACCATTATGGGGGCTTCTATTTTAAATAGAGAAGAAGTTACTATGGCCAATGTCTTTAAAGAAAACGGATATAAAACAGGTATGTTCGGTAAATGGCATTTAGGTGACAATCATCCATTTGCGCCATATGAACGTGGTTTTGAAGAAACTTTTTATCATGGAGGAGGAGGTGTTGGTCAAACCCCAGATTATTGGAATAATGACTATTTTGATGATACTTATTTTAGAAATGACAAACCAGAAAAAGTTGAGGGTTATTGTACAGATATTTGGTTTGATGAAGCTATTAAATTCATTGAAACTAAAAAGGAAAATCCATTTTTATGTTATCTGAGCTTAAATGCGCCACATTCTCCATATAATGTTCCGCAAGAATATTATGATATGTATAAAAACGAAGAAAGTTTGATAGAAACACAAAAGCGTTTTTATGGCATGATAACCAATATAGATGATAACTTTTCTAGACTGTTAAAGAAATTAGACGAATTAAAAATAGCAGACAATACCATTGTTGTTTTCACCACAGATAATGGAACTTCAAATGGTTATAAAGTAGATGACAAAACAGGAGAGGTACATGGTTATAATGCTGGAATGCGTGGTACAAAAGCTAGTGAATATGATGGTGGGCATAGAGTTCCTTTTATCATCAGGTGGCCAAATGGAAAATTGGAAGCTGGAAAATCACTTTCAGATTTAACGGCACATGTTGATATATTGCCAACACTAACTTCACTTGCAGGAATTGAGTATAAATCTGAAAAGGTAATAGATGGTACAGATATTAGCACTTATATATTAGGTACATCAAAAATTAAGGACCGTTATTTAGTTACAGATACCCAGCGAATTTCATGGCCTGTAAAAGGAAAAAATAGCAGTGTTATGAATGGTGATTGGAGGCTAGTAAATGGTACTGAATTATACAATACTGCAACCGATCCTGGACAAATAACTAATATAGCTGATCAACATCCTGATAAAGTAGATAATATGAATGCATTTTATAACACATGGTGGGAAAGTGTTATTAAAGAAACCAAGTATTCAACTATTGATTTAGGTGTAGATGAAGACGAGGTAATTACCTGTCATGATGCTAGAACTATAGATTATTTTCCACCTTGGAATCAAACATTAATTAGGGAGGGCGTACCAATGAAACCAGCACCTTTTTTCGTGAATTTTATTAATGAAGGAACCTACAAGTTTAAATTAAGACGTTGGCCAGCTGAAAGTAAAGTGTCTTTAGGAGCTGAAATCCCAGATGAAATTCCGGCAACTGAAACAACAGATGCTAGAATTCGAGGAAAGGCAATGAAGTTTAAAAAAGCTTTCTTGAAAATCGGAGATCAAGAAGTTTCAGTGGATGCAAACAATGCTGCTCAATCAGCCGATTTAGAATTAGAAGTTGGAAAAGGAAAAACGGAGTTGTTAGCATGGTTCGAGTTGGAAAATGGAGAATTAACAAATGCTTTTTATGTAAACGTTGAAAAACAAACCAATTAA
- a CDS encoding alpha-L-fucosidase gives MLKKRNHFLPILAYVLFTLCGFSQDPVKNQESMDEMWGENSVVDNNIREGRGKFFDQNNFGMFIHWGLFSDLGGKWKDKTYYGIGEWLMNPRVANIPHQEYMEVAKDFNPTKFDAKAIAKLAKDAGMKYIIITSKHHEGFAMFDSKASDFNIVDATPFGRDPMKELSAACHEIGLGFGFYYSHYQDWTTPGAAGGPEKNANGTKASFKNYFYNKCKPQVKEICSNYGDIDFVWFDTPGGMPEEYVVELADMVRELQPNTMLCSRVGYGLGDYVSHGDMEVPPVNLDILWESCDTNNDSWSYAWYDNNFKSPKEILHRLISTVGRGGTYLFNIGPKGDGSVPEIGAQFLEQAGQWIQKYPQVVYGAGSSPWGHALPWGDVTTQGNSLFFSVFDWPQDGKLYLPGLETNMLSANIVGDSNDLKFTKKNNWTIFEVPFQTPDSPVSVIEVKLKNKADVVQTHGIYPNIQNTILTDFAKVSNAEKKSIRWMEKFGEWKKTTQVSKWDKNGEAEWEVNVLEPGYYYLELIYKGEDRLVWKTITDEGIMVQNQQAATEKYQPYPMGILEFKTAGKHTIKVSLVEGNPETSSLKAIIIKPIQ, from the coding sequence ATGTTAAAAAAAAGAAATCATTTTTTACCAATATTGGCATATGTGCTTTTTACTTTATGCGGGTTCTCTCAAGATCCAGTAAAAAATCAGGAGAGTATGGATGAAATGTGGGGAGAAAATTCAGTTGTAGATAATAACATAAGAGAGGGAAGAGGAAAGTTTTTTGATCAAAATAATTTCGGAATGTTTATTCATTGGGGTTTGTTTTCAGACTTAGGTGGGAAATGGAAAGATAAAACGTATTATGGTATTGGTGAATGGCTAATGAATCCAAGAGTAGCTAATATTCCTCATCAAGAATATATGGAAGTTGCAAAAGACTTCAATCCAACAAAGTTTGATGCTAAAGCTATTGCGAAATTGGCAAAAGATGCGGGTATGAAATATATCATCATTACCAGTAAGCATCATGAAGGATTTGCAATGTTCGATTCTAAAGCAAGCGATTTCAATATTGTTGACGCAACCCCTTTTGGGCGCGATCCAATGAAAGAATTATCAGCTGCATGTCATGAGATAGGATTAGGTTTTGGTTTTTATTATTCACATTATCAAGATTGGACTACACCTGGGGCTGCTGGTGGTCCAGAAAAAAACGCTAATGGAACTAAAGCTTCTTTTAAAAACTATTTCTACAATAAATGCAAACCACAGGTAAAAGAAATTTGTTCTAATTACGGAGATATCGATTTTGTATGGTTTGATACTCCGGGAGGTATGCCAGAAGAATATGTAGTTGAATTAGCAGATATGGTAAGAGAGTTACAGCCTAATACCATGCTTTGTAGTCGAGTTGGTTATGGTTTAGGGGATTATGTTAGTCATGGAGACATGGAAGTGCCACCTGTTAATTTAGATATTTTATGGGAAAGTTGCGATACCAATAATGATTCTTGGTCGTATGCATGGTACGATAATAACTTTAAAAGTCCGAAGGAAATTTTACATAGATTGATTTCCACAGTTGGAAGAGGAGGAACTTATTTATTTAATATTGGACCTAAAGGAGATGGTAGTGTGCCGGAAATAGGTGCGCAATTTTTAGAACAAGCTGGACAATGGATTCAAAAATATCCACAAGTTGTTTATGGTGCAGGAAGTTCCCCTTGGGGGCATGCTTTGCCATGGGGAGATGTTACAACACAAGGAAATTCTTTATTTTTTTCAGTGTTTGATTGGCCACAAGATGGAAAATTGTATCTACCAGGTTTAGAAACCAATATGCTATCAGCAAATATAGTAGGAGACTCAAATGATCTTAAATTCACAAAGAAAAACAATTGGACCATTTTTGAAGTTCCTTTCCAAACTCCAGATTCTCCAGTTTCTGTTATTGAAGTTAAATTAAAAAATAAGGCTGATGTAGTACAAACCCATGGTATTTATCCAAATATTCAAAATACAATTTTAACTGATTTTGCGAAAGTTTCCAATGCTGAAAAGAAATCGATTAGATGGATGGAAAAATTTGGCGAATGGAAAAAAACTACTCAAGTAAGCAAATGGGATAAAAATGGAGAAGCAGAATGGGAAGTAAATGTATTAGAACCAGGTTATTATTATTTAGAATTAATCTATAAGGGAGAAGATCGTTTGGTTTGGAAAACAATTACAGATGAAGGAATTATGGTGCAAAACCAGCAAGCAGCAACAGAGAAGTATCAGCCTTATCCTATGGGGATTTTAGAATTTAAAACGGCAGGGAAGCACACAATAAAAGTTTCATTGGTAGAAGGTAACCCTGAAACATCTAGCTTAAAAGCAATCATTATTAAACCTATTCAATAA